The following proteins are encoded in a genomic region of Zea mays cultivar B73 chromosome 9, Zm-B73-REFERENCE-NAM-5.0, whole genome shotgun sequence:
- the LOC109942302 gene encoding uncharacterized protein — MQLDITVRPSSCCCGSPDASCHRDGGWLISVSFYYYFNDGISKAAKRPGLSITRESQCSMVPSGLAAPGSDGYKRPPGHQGLGFSGGGGSLGRVRGTAVSSGVRATTLPRASSGGALRRATGGDAPIAGGQASTALPNRTSGGGAP; from the exons ATGCAACTGGACATCACCGTCCGCCCGTCTAGCTGTTGCTGCGGAAGTCCCGATGCTTCATGCCACCGTGATGGTGGCTGGTTGATCTCTGTCAGTTTCTACTACTACTTTAATGATGG GATATCAAAAGCAGCGAAGAGGCCTGGGCTTTCAATAACTAGAGAAAGCCAGTGCTCAATGGTGCCATCCGGTTTAGCCGCACCAGGTTCAGACGGCTATAAAAGACCCCCAGGCCACCAAGGATTAGGTTTCAGCGGTGGTGGTGGTTCCCTCGGGCGGGTGAGAGGGACAGCGGTGTCCTCGGGCGTGCGAGCGACGACGCTCCCAAGGGCTAGCAGCGGTGGCGCGTTGAGGCGAGCGACCGGGGGCGACGCTCCTATAGCTGGCGGGCAAGCATCGACGGCGCTCCCGAACCGGACGAGCGGCGGCGGCGCACCCTAG